In Coregonus clupeaformis isolate EN_2021a chromosome 15, ASM2061545v1, whole genome shotgun sequence, one genomic interval encodes:
- the LOC121583268 gene encoding ubiquitin-like protein 7 isoform X2, translating into MMSEWHLSLKLVDQPKSTFHFPETMPGDVSPGGYRVSTLKQLVAAQLPDSLPDPELIELVHCGRKLKDDLTLDSCGIQPGSTLHILKRTWPEPEINPEPVNRTTAAREFRVLQAALHSNSTYRESVFKMLTNKESLDQIIVATPGLRSDPVALGVLQDKDLFVQFTDPNMLDVLISSHPALVNAIILVLHSVAGSMPAQSSAGSSRNVSSSSYSDMPGGFMFEGMSDDDEDFQSGNQAGPSNRTGGPAGMRPVSLGHSGATGPRPITQSELATALALASTPESSAVTPTAGAQDPSSGVPPTPAGTPVSNDLFSQALQQALQASSMSSMSSLQGRWQSQLQQLRGMGIQDEELMLRALQATDGDIQSALELIFAGGPGL; encoded by the exons ATGATGTCGGAGTGGCACCTGTCATTGAAGCTGGTGGATCAGCCCAAATCCACCTTCCACTTCCCTGAGACGATGCCTGGAGACGTGTCTCCCGGCGGGTACCGAGTTTCTACTCTGAAACAGCTCGTTGCAGCACAGCTCCCTGATTCCTTACCGGACCCCGAACTCATAG AGCTGGTACACTGTGGTCGGAAGTTGAAAGATGACCTGACTTTAGACTCCTGTGGGATCCAGCCTGGATCCACCCTGCACATCCTCAAAAGAACCTGGCCCGAACCAGAGATCAATCCAG AGCCAGTGAACAGGACAACTGCAGCCAGGGAGTTCCGTGTGCTGCAGGCAGCCCTCCACTCCAACTCCACCTACAGAGAGTCG GTGTTTAAGATGCTGACTAATAAGGAGTCTCTAGATCAGATCATTGTGGCCACGCCAGGACTGAGATCTGACCCGGTAGCGCTAG GAGTGCTCCAAGACAAAGATCTATTTGTGCAATTCACAGACCCTAACATGCTGGATGT GTTGATCAGTTCTCACCCAGCCCTGGTCAATGCCATCATCCTGGTCCTCCACTCAGTGGCTGGCAGCATGCCTGCTCAGTCCAGTGCCGGCTCCTCCCGCAACGTCTCCTCCAGCTCCTACAGTGACATGCCAG GAGGGTTTATGTTTGAGGGCATgtctgatgatgatgaagatttcCAATCG GGCAATCAGGCAGGCCCATCCAACCGAACCGGGGGCCCAGCAGGAATGCGTCCTGTGtcccttggccatagtggagctaCAGGCCCTCGACCCATAACACAGAGTGAGCTGGCCACTGCCCTGGCCCTGGCTAGTACTCCTGAGAGCAGTGCTGTTACTCCCACTGCAGGGGCTCAG GACCCCTCATCTGGAGTGCCTCCCACGCCAGCAGGGACTCCTGTCAGCAATGACCTTTTCAGCCAGGCGCTGCAGCAGGCTCTGCAGGCCTCCAGCATGTCCAGCATGTCCTCTCTGCAG GGGCGTTGGCAGTCCCAGCTGCAGCAGCTGAGAGGCATGGGGATCCAGGATGAGGAGCTGATGTTGCGGGCGCTGCAGGCCACAGACGGGGACATCCAGTCAGCTCTGGAGCTCATCTTTGCTGGAGGGCCAGGACTCTGA
- the LOC121583268 gene encoding ubiquitin-like protein 7 isoform X1 yields MMSEWHLSLKLVDQPKSTFHFPETMPGDVSPGGYRVSTLKQLVAAQLPDSLPDPELIELVHCGRKLKDDLTLDSCGIQPGSTLHILKRTWPEPEINPEPVNRTTAAREFRVLQAALHSNSTYRESVFKMLTNKESLDQIIVATPGLRSDPVALGVLQDKDLFVQFTDPNMLDVLISSHPALVNAIILVLHSVAGSMPAQSSAGSSRNVSSSSYSDMPGGFMFEGMSDDDEDFQSGNQAGPSNRTGGPAGMRPVSLGHSGATGPRPITQSELATALALASTPESSAVTPTAGAQQDPSSGVPPTPAGTPVSNDLFSQALQQALQASSMSSMSSLQGRWQSQLQQLRGMGIQDEELMLRALQATDGDIQSALELIFAGGPGL; encoded by the exons ATGATGTCGGAGTGGCACCTGTCATTGAAGCTGGTGGATCAGCCCAAATCCACCTTCCACTTCCCTGAGACGATGCCTGGAGACGTGTCTCCCGGCGGGTACCGAGTTTCTACTCTGAAACAGCTCGTTGCAGCACAGCTCCCTGATTCCTTACCGGACCCCGAACTCATAG AGCTGGTACACTGTGGTCGGAAGTTGAAAGATGACCTGACTTTAGACTCCTGTGGGATCCAGCCTGGATCCACCCTGCACATCCTCAAAAGAACCTGGCCCGAACCAGAGATCAATCCAG AGCCAGTGAACAGGACAACTGCAGCCAGGGAGTTCCGTGTGCTGCAGGCAGCCCTCCACTCCAACTCCACCTACAGAGAGTCG GTGTTTAAGATGCTGACTAATAAGGAGTCTCTAGATCAGATCATTGTGGCCACGCCAGGACTGAGATCTGACCCGGTAGCGCTAG GAGTGCTCCAAGACAAAGATCTATTTGTGCAATTCACAGACCCTAACATGCTGGATGT GTTGATCAGTTCTCACCCAGCCCTGGTCAATGCCATCATCCTGGTCCTCCACTCAGTGGCTGGCAGCATGCCTGCTCAGTCCAGTGCCGGCTCCTCCCGCAACGTCTCCTCCAGCTCCTACAGTGACATGCCAG GAGGGTTTATGTTTGAGGGCATgtctgatgatgatgaagatttcCAATCG GGCAATCAGGCAGGCCCATCCAACCGAACCGGGGGCCCAGCAGGAATGCGTCCTGTGtcccttggccatagtggagctaCAGGCCCTCGACCCATAACACAGAGTGAGCTGGCCACTGCCCTGGCCCTGGCTAGTACTCCTGAGAGCAGTGCTGTTACTCCCACTGCAGGGGCTCAG CAGGACCCCTCATCTGGAGTGCCTCCCACGCCAGCAGGGACTCCTGTCAGCAATGACCTTTTCAGCCAGGCGCTGCAGCAGGCTCTGCAGGCCTCCAGCATGTCCAGCATGTCCTCTCTGCAG GGGCGTTGGCAGTCCCAGCTGCAGCAGCTGAGAGGCATGGGGATCCAGGATGAGGAGCTGATGTTGCGGGCGCTGCAGGCCACAGACGGGGACATCCAGTCAGCTCTGGAGCTCATCTTTGCTGGAGGGCCAGGACTCTGA